A single window of Nicotiana tomentosiformis chromosome 1, ASM39032v3, whole genome shotgun sequence DNA harbors:
- the LOC138909504 gene encoding uncharacterized protein, with protein sequence MKSFIVKIDERLDAHGAVIQELGTGLQSLERQVGQIATILSEIILGTLPTDTEKNSKETVNIVTLRSGQALKDPTLIHKEAAPEKESGKELKIEDDDKQTEKKKGKKGAEKKKKKETSRRKKSNEESKHMHALPFPQKLYKEKLDKQFERFLDMLRQVNINLSFTEVLSQMPAYAKFLKEILTNKRKIEETLVVKLTEHCSAILQNKLP encoded by the coding sequence ATGAAGTCATTCATTGTCAAGATagatgagagattagatgctcatggtgcagTTATTCAAGAACTTGGGACAGGTTTGCAAAGTTTGGAGAGACAAGTTGGACAAATTGCAACTATATTATCTGAGATAATCCTAGGTACTCTGCCAACTGATACTGAAAAGAATTCCAAAGAAACGGTAAAtattgtgaccttgagaagcggaCAAGCGTTGAAAGATCCCACTCTAATTCACAAAGAAGCTGcgcctgaaaaagaaagtgggaaggAGCTGAAAATTGAAGATGATGATAAACAAAccgagaagaagaaaggcaagaagggagctgagaaaaagaaaaagaaggaaacttcaagaaggAAGAAATCCAATGAAGAGAGCAAGCACATGCatgctttaccttttccccaaaagctctATAAAGAAAAGCTGgataagcagtttgagagatttctagatatgctgagACAGGTTAATATAAATTTGTCATTCAcggaagttctctcacaaatgccagcttacgcaaagttcttgaaggagatccttacaaataagaggaagatagaagagaccttagTGGTCAAActtacagagcattgcagtgcaatattgcaaaataaactcccataa